Proteins encoded within one genomic window of Oncorhynchus keta strain PuntledgeMale-10-30-2019 chromosome 12, Oket_V2, whole genome shotgun sequence:
- the LOC118390882 gene encoding serine/threonine-protein kinase 10-like — translation MAFAKFSKILRLSNFDIKKKAKQYEHVHRDINPNDQWEIIGELGDGAFGKVYKAKNKETGALAAAKVIETKTEEELEDYMVEIDILAKCDHRYIVKLLDAFYHDAKLWIMIEFCPGGAVDATMLELDRGLMEPQIQVICRQTLEALVYLHSIKIIHRDLKAGNILLTLEGDIKLADFGVSAKNTKTLQRRDSFIGTPYWMAPEVVMCETMKDAPYDYKADIWSLGITLIELAQIEPPHHELNPMRVLLKIAKSEPPTLEQPNKWSQEFKDFLKKSLDKNPESRPNAAQLLEHPFVCSVKTNRPLRELVAEAKAEVMEEIEDNREEGEEEDTAELSVPVPPGKDPSQTSQTSLQGDSAPDTLTKTPVGAEAKPPVRPSRTTDGQPIDRQLPDEGISIVDSDKPESEASGKVFSSSDSGIEDGKSTSDEGKPVDTPLPENPALLAQPEMVPKLPQSQLAVKGESASMAGGVVPVIGEKGPPTPTPDPTPLIGLNGSMKRGPSKRERVPIGANMDNPMAHHNANGMISKRYSDAGSVSASESMDISLNLSGDMSVNKDDGSLCPRVDSRFSSKTLKRTRKFVIDGLEVSVTTSKIIGDDEKKDEEMRFLRRQELRDLRLLQKEEHRAQALLNTKLDAQKEQMQRRFDQEMNAKKKFYDTELESLEKHQKQTIEKMETDHAIKLRDETKRIRSEQDRDYNKFQDQMKRNKKEVKNEIEKLPRKSRKDSMKQSMNTFTQMKQTEEQNFLSAQKNHLDTTLKRIISENKREISETERQCLNKKQNLVRDREATIWDLDEKNLHEKHQLLKQQLKDQYFLQRHQLLKKHEKEQEQMQCYNQRMIELLKARQQQEKGRLPKIQRSEGKTRMVMFKKSLRINSTGSTSEDREKIKQFAQQEDKRQKAERLHQQQKHEHQMRDMMGQCEGNVRELQQLQNEKCHLLIENETQRLKSLDEQHNHHLKEWREQLKPRKKALEEELTQRKREQEVFFKMSENSECLSPSSPNKLTKFLPYSESSTT, via the exons GCCAAGAATAAGGAGACTGGAGCGCTGGCTGCAGCCAAAGTCATTGAGACGAAGActgaggaggagctggaggattACATGGTGGAGATCGATATCCTGGCCAAGTGTGACCACCGCTACATCGTCAAACTGTTGGACGCCTTCTACCATGATGCCAAGCTCTGG ATCATGATCGAGTTCTGCCCTGGAGGAGCTGTAGACGCTACTATGTTAG AGCTGGACCGGGGCCTGATGGAACCTCAGATTCAGGTGATCTGCAGACAGACGCTGGAGGCCCTGGTCTACCTCCACAGCATCAAGATCATCCACAGAGACTTGAAGGCCGGGAACATCCTCCTCACCCTGGAGGGAGACATCAAGCTAG CGGATTTTGGGGTGTCAGCGAAAAATACCAAAACCCTACAAAGAAGGGACTCTTTCATAGGAACACCATACTG GATGGCTCCGGAGGTGGTGATGTGTGAGACTATGAAGGACGCTCCATACGACTACAAGGCTGACATCTGGTCCCTTGGTATCACCCTGATCGAGCTGGCCCAGATCGAGCCCCCGCACCACGAACTCAACCCCATGAGGGTCCTGCTGAAGATAGCCAAGTCTGAGCCCCCTACCCTGGAGCAGCCCAACAAGTG GTCACAGGAGTTTAAGGATTTCCTGAAAAAGTCGTTGGATAAGAATCCGGAGAGTCGGCCAAACGCAGCCCAGCTCCTGGAG CACCCCTTTGTTTGCTCTGTGAAGACCAACAGACCCTTGCGAGAGCTGGTTGCTGAGGCGAAGGCTGAAGTCATGGAGGAAATCGAGGACAAtcgagaggaaggagaggaggaggacaccgCTGAGCTCTCAGTCCCAGTG cctccAGGCAAGGACCCGTCTCAAACCAGTCAAACCAGTCTACAAGGGGACAGTGCCCCAGACACACTCACCAAAACCCCCGTGGGGGCCGAGGCCAAACCCCCCGTGAGACCTTCCCGCACGACGGATGGCCAGCCGATCGACCGACAGCTCCCTGATGAGGGCATCAGCATTGTGGACTCTGACAAGCCCGAGAGCGAGGCCTCTGGCAAGGTCTTCTCCAGCTCCGACTCGGGCATCGAGGATGGGAAGAGCACCTCGGATGAGGGCAAGCCTGTGGACACCCCTCTGCCAGAGAACCCGGCCCTGCTGGCACAGCCCGAGATGGTACCAAAACTACCCCAAAGCCAGTTGGCGGTGAAGGGAGAAAGCGCCAGCATGGCCGGTGGGGTGGTTCCCGTGATTGGGGAAAAAGGGCCCCCCACCCCTACCCCAGACCCCACACCTTTGATCGGGCTGAACGGCAGCATGAAGAGAGGGCCTTCGAAAAGGGAGAGGGTCCCCATAGGGGCTAACATGGACAACCCGATGGCCCACCACAACGCCAATGGCATGATCTCCAAGAGGTACTCTGACGCGGGCAGCGTGTCTGCTTCTGAGAGCATGGACATCAGCCTCAACCTGTCAGGAGACATGTCAGTCAACAAGGACGATGGATCCCTCTGCCCCAGGGTG GACTCTCGTTTCTCCAGTAAGACGTTGAAGCGCACCAGGAAGTTTGTCATTGACGGCTTGGAGGTCAGCGTGACCACATCCAAGATCATCGGCGATGATGAGAAGAAAGATGAAGAGATGAGGTTTCTCAG gcgtcAGGAGCTCCGGGATCTGCGGCTGCTGCAGAAGGAGGAGCACCGTGCCCAAGCGTTACTGAACACAAAGCTGGACGCTCAGAAGGAGCAGATGCAGCGACGCTTCGACCAGGAGATGAAC GCGAAGAAGAAGTTCTACGACACGGAGCTGGAGAGCCTGGAGAAGCACCAGAAGCAGACCATCGAGAAGATGGAGACGGACCACGCCATTAAGCTCAGGGACGAGACCAAACGCATCCGCTCGGAACAGGACCGCGACTACAACAAGTTCCAGGATCAGATGAAGCGCAACAAAAAAGAG GTGAAGAACGAGATTGAGAAGCTCCCCAGAAAGTCACGGAAAGACAGCATGAAACAGAGCATGAACACCTTTACACAGATGAAACAAACGGAG GAGCAGAACTTCCTGTCGGCCCAGAAGAACCACCTGGACACAACGCTGAAGAGGATAATTTCGGAGAACAAGAGGGAGATCTCCGAGACGGAGAGGCAGTGTCTCAACAAGAAGCAGAACCTTGTCAGAG ACAGGGAAGCTACTATCTGGGACCTGGATGAGAAGAACCTTCATGAGAAGCACCAGTTACTGAAACAGCAGCTAAAAGACCAGTACTTCCTCCAACGGCACCAGCTGCTCAAGAAGCATGAGAAG GAACAAGAGCAGATGCAGTGCTACAACCAGAGGATGATTGAGCTGCTCAAGGCccggcagcagcaggagaagggtCGCCTGCCCAAGATCCAGCGCAGCGAGGGCAAGACCCGCATGGTCATGTTCAAGAAGAGCCTCCGCATCAACTCCACGGGCAGCACGTCGGAGGACCGCGAGAAGATCAAACAG TTTGCCCAGCAGGAGGACAAGCGTCAGAAGGCTGAGCGGCTGCACCAGCAGCAGAAGCATGAGCACCAGATGAGGGACATGATGGGCCAGTGTGAGGGCAACGTCAGGGAGCTCCAGCAGCTACAG AATGAGAAGTGCCACCTACTCATTGAGAACGAGACTCAGAGGCTCAAGTCTCTGGATGAGCAGCACAACCACCATCTCAAGGAGTGGAGGGAGCAGCTCAAGCCTAGGAAGAAG gctcTGGAAGAGGAGCTGACCCAGAGGAAGAGGGAACAGGAGGTGTTCTTTAAGATGAGTGAGAACTCTGAGTGCCTGAGCCCCAGCTCCCCAAACAAACTCACCAAGTTCCTCCCTTACTCTGAATCCTCTACAACGTAG